GCTGTCGCGTCACCCTCCAGAGGCAGGGCCGGCAGATGGATGGTTTTCCCATCGGTGTGGGCCGAATCGCCGCCGATGACGACTTCGACGCCATACGCATCACCGAGCACAGCGGCCAAAAGCGGCAGAGACCGCATGACATGGCGGATGGGCAGCATGGCGCTCACCACAGCCCCATGCTGGGGATCTGCACGCGCGGCCCAGGGCACGGACGCGCCGTGGGATCCGTAATCTCCGCCAGTTCCGGATCATCACCCTCGTCCACGTCCAGGAGCCCGGTGATCTCGACCGGACCGTGTTCAGCAAACGTAGGAGCCATGGGCGCACGCAGGATCGAATCGAGCACCGTGGCCGGGCCGTAGCCCTCGATCACCTGCTGGCTGTGCTCAATCAGGGCATCAGGATCCCGCAGGAGGCAGACCAAGCCTTGGAGCATGAGGAGGTCGGTCCCCACGATGGTGCCCTTCTTGGGCAGACGCGAAAGCGCCATTTGGAGGATCTCCGTCACCGGAGCCACGTGGGGCTCGACAAAGGTCAGGCCCATGAGCTTGTGGTACATGGTGCGAAGCGGCGACAGCGCCTTGTGGGTCACTTCGGTCTTGCCCGCGTACACTTTGCGCCAAGTCTCATCGGCAAACTTGGCGATCTCGGTGAAAAGCGTACCGGCTAATCCCTCCACTTCCTCATATAAACCGGACTCGACCATGGTCTCGGCATCGGGATGAGCCATGAGCGGAGCCACCTTGTACAGCTGCCAGGAAAACCCCAGGCGGGCGCGGACATAGTCGCTCCCCACCGTGGAATTGGCGATCAGATTGGCCCAATCCGCGTGCTTGGCGATCCAGGCCTGAATAAGCGCATCGTACTCCGCGAGGAACGCTTCCTTTTGGGCAGCGAATTCATCGCGCAGGGCACAAAGTTCTTGGATGATGTCCGTGGCCTTGTCTTCGGGGATGGCCCAGCCCCCCAGAAAACGGATGCCATGCCGGTCCAGGAAATTGAAAGCCCTGGCCTTGAGCGTGCCGAAGATGCGCAGGCTTTCCGGCGGCGCGATGCGCTTGCTGCCAAGGGTCGCCAGGTCTTCCGGCGGCAAATCCACGTGGCCGAAGTCTTCGAGCGTCAGCTTTTTGCGGGCAGACCACAGGGTGATGTTGAGGTTGACGGCCAAGAGGTTGTCCAGCACCCGGATGTCGGAGAGAATCGGAGTATCCATCGCTATCTCCCATTGGTTGTTTGAATTTATACAGTCAGCGGAAAGATTCGCTGAGCCAGTTCGTGCAGCAAGGCCCGGGTTTCCCGGCTGGCCCGGTAGCCGAGGGCTCGATCCAGGGCATAGGTCACCGGCTGGATGCCTTGGTTGGCCAGGGGCTGGAAGCGCACGGTCAGATCGGCCCAGCGCAGCAAGGTGCGGGTGGAGAAGGTCACTTCAATGGTCTTGGTGATTTCGCCGGCCGCCTCGCCCACGAAAAGCCGGCGGACTTCATTGGCAAAGTTCACCATGCGGGTTCGGACATCACCCGGCAGAATAGCTGCCCTGCCTTCAAGCAGGGTCAATTCCGCTTGGGAATCGGGGTAGCCGACTTCGCACAGCCAGAAACGGTCCATGAAGGCCAGGTTCTGCTGGAGGGTTCCCTGGTAGAGACCGGTTTCGTCAAACGAGCCGTTGGTATTGGCCGTGGCCACGAACCGAAAGAGCGGATGCGGCGTAATGAGTTCCCCGCTGTTCTCAGCCAGGCACAAAGGCTGGCCATCCAGGATGCCGTTGCAGCCGGCCGCCACGTCCGGACTGACCAGGTCGATTTCGTTGAGCAGAAAAAGCCCGCCATGACGCATGGCTAGGGTCAGGGGACCATAGGCGTATTCCATGTTGCCCTGGCGCACTGCCAAATGGCCGGCCAAATCGGCAAACTCCAACCGCCCGTGGCCGGTCACCTCGAAGACTGGATAATTGAGCCGGGCTGCCAGTTCCTTAATCAGCGAGGTCTTGCCGGAACCGGTTGGGCCAAACACGTAGAGCGGGTCGCTGCGTTCCAAAAACCAGACAATGATGTCCCGGCTGGATTCGTGAAAGATGTAGTCCGGGGACGGTGTGGGCGTGTAGGCGCACGGCGCGGCAAATCCCTGGACGGGTTTACCGGACGGCGTACCGCTAAACACCTGGCCGGCGTCCAGCTCGGTTGGCGCAAGGAGGCTCAGTTCAGACAGGCTATCGTGCATGGGCTGTCTCCATCATTTCGGGGTTTGAAACGAAGCGGCCACCCGTTGCGGGGTGGCCGTGCGTTTTTGGTTGATCGGACTGATAGTTAGGCGGTCAAAGGGCTGGCCCTGTGATTCGCACCGAGCGAGCAGTTGGTCCGCGTCGTCATGCGAACCGGTGAGGCCGATGAGTTCCAGCCGGAGCTTGTCCTTATCCAAGGTGCGGCGTCCGGCTTGTTGGGCGACTTTAAAGCGATAGGTCCCGGCATGGATCCAGCCCCCCTTGGTCGGTGTGCGAGCGTAAGCAGCCTTGATGGCCGCTTCCTTTTCCTGAATGGCTTCCTCCAGGGTGCTTCGGCTGGCCTTGAGTGAAACCAGTTCTTGAAGATCCACCTCCCAGCCAGGTTGATCAGGGCCGTCGAATTTCGGGCAATCGGCATTCCAGTCACAAAAGGCACAGAGCGGATGGCAACCGGTGGCTGTCGGCAGGCTGTCGATGACGCTCTTGCCTGTCAGGCAATCCTGAAGCTGCTGCCAGATCGTGCCTGCCGTCTTGAGGCAGAGGCTCAGCATGGCTTGGTGGGGTCGGTAGGGGCCAAAGACCTTGGCGTCTGTCATGGACAGGCACAGCACCCAGGCTTTCAGGTCGACCTGATTGGAGTTGGTCGGCAGGGTGATGCCGAATTGCGCCTGGCACAATTCCGGGAAGGTTAACCCAGCGTGGAGGACCGTGCCGGTCGGATCCCGCAGATGAAACGCCGGGGTATTCCAGGCCGCCTTGAGTAAGCCGACCTGGCCATAGACTTGGGATTCGTAGTAAGCATAGAGCGTTTCCGGCAGCCGTTTGGTGCTTTTGCATTCCAGGATGCGCACTGTGGGCACAGGGGCATCGCTCACCAGGACAAAATCGAGATGGGCTTTGATGGGTGTGCCCTGGTGCACAACGTCAATTTCGAGTTGGTGGAGCGTATTGAGCCGGTGCGCCGCCAGGGCTTGGCCGACCAGGCTTTCAAAGCAATGTCCCCGTTGCAGGGTCAGTTGCCGGGAAAGGGTGGCAGCCTGGGCAAGGTTCGACTGTGGGAAAGGAGAATTGGCGGCAGGGAGTTTGCCCGCCACGGTGGCCCTGAGGCAATCCAGGCCACGGCCGATGTCGCTGAGGCCAATGTAGCGACTGCGGTCACCGAGTGTCGCCGCCGTGGCGCTCTTGGCGTGTCGCTGCAAGCCTTGGGCGAGGACGGACAACAAGGCCGTGGCTGGGTCCGGACTAAGTGATGCGGTTTGGGACATGGGGTAGCCTCCACAAATGAAGAGGGCTACCCTTTTGGGGCAGCCCTCTTAAGTACGGATTTGCAGTGCGAAATCAGGATACATCGGCATACATCCACCACATTTTGCGTTGCGGGTTCCACTTGAAACCAGCCCCGGAAAGGAGTTCTTTTTTGGCAGCCGTATTGCCCGTAGCCACGACGCAGGGCCGGCCATCCTGGGCAGACACGGTCTGGTAGGTGATGCCATCGATCCGGGGCAGGGTCAGCTCAGCGTTCGGCAATGGGGTCGAAACGGCGTGCTTCGGTTTTGAGGCGTTTTTATCGACCTGGCCAGGGCGAACATCGGAAGGTGTGCCTTTGTGCGCCAGAGGGGCATTTTGCGGGCTTCTGGAAGGACTGGCCGTTTTCGTGGACATTTTTGCATCTTCGCCATCATCATCGTCCGTGACGATGCCTAACATGGCGCTTAGCGCGTACCGCCGAGCATACGTCATGGCACTGCCCATGCCTTGCGGATCTGCCTTGGGTAATGGAACCACCGCCAACGAAGATTGCCATTGGCCGGATTCGGCGTGGGTCAGCTTCGTGACCAACCCCAGATACCCAGGTTCGGCCGGGACCGGGAATTGCGTCATCCAAATGCTGTTGCCCAGAAGCGCTTCGCGGCAGGAATCCATAACACTGTTGAGTGTCGCGTACCGATTGTGAACAAAAGGATTGGTAGCATCCTTGATCGCAGGCTGAATTGTTCGTTGCACATTAATGAGGGCCTTGGCCAATTCTGAAATTTCTGTTGATTGATAGCTTTCCATTGAGCACCTATGGGCTTAAAAGTTCTCTATGTTGGCTTAAATGAGCGTTTGCTCGGATAAAAATGCATCCTTCAAATCAATAATATATATTTAAAACAATTTGAACGACACACATCAATCAACAGATATACGCATGATAACAAAAAAAATCACGCTAGACAGAACCTTTTAAATATGGCTTGGAATTAACCTCAGAGATGTCAATGCCGTAGTCTATTTTTGACACAATTTCGCTATAACACGTCAAGGCATCAAATTTTGAACCATACTGCCTTCCGGCCAGACCCGGTATTTCGTGCCCGAATATCTGTCGAAAGATATCATTATGCAGCCCTTTCACTTTAAAGAAATCACTGAAGGAATGCCTTAGCGAATGGAAGGTCTTGTTCCCACCAAGCGCCAATGACCTGACCAATTTCCCAAATGACTTTCCGGGTTGCTTTCCATACTTCGGTGACGACTCTGTCTTTTGCAATTCCGAAAACAATCTTTCATCTCCGCGCTTCTTGAGATTGCCTCGGTATTCAAGTAGCCCAATCTGAATCAAGTCTTGATGAACAGGAATGATGCGCGCTGAATTCTTATTCTTCAACAATTTATGAACTTTTTCATCACGAGATGGTTTGACATTGATATCTATGACCCAGACCCCTGCTGTCTCGGACTCATATATGTCGTCGCACTCAAGTTGGCACACCTCTTCAAGACGCATACCCGTGTAGACACCTATAAGCGGAGCCCAAAAAAATGAAGGGTGCTTAAAATTTCCCTTCACATAATTGTCGCTTGCAAAAATCTTTTGAAGATCCTCTGGTGAAAAAGCATCACGCAGACCAATTTCTTGCCTATCATCTTTAATGGAAAGCCCTTTCGCTGGATTCTGGGACAAAAGACTTTCCCTCACACCCCAATCAAACATGCTGGACGCTGTTTCAACGATCACATTCACTGTCTTGACACTGAGTGCGCGTGTCGGGTTCATTTCCAGAATATCGTTGATTGTTTTGCCCTTATATTCCTTTAGCTTTGTCCTATTCGGGGGCAACTTACGCAAGACATCCCGAAAATGGCGCATATCATCTCGTGAAACATCAGAGACAACCTTGTCCCCCAGGATTTCTACCAAGTTAACGAGCCTCCCCCTATGATCTGCAACACCGTGATCTTTCCAGGCTCCATCAGAAAGTTTTGTTTGAATGTACTTTTCAATAAATTCAGACAATAATTCCTTCCTAACGATATCAGACTGGTCCTTCTGAACAACTGCTTCATCAACAACGGGAGGATACGGCTCATAAGGCGCAGCAAAAATTGCTTGCTCCGTGAGGTAGTCTCCATTGGCTCGCGCCGCCTGCACCTTATGATTCGTAACTTGAATTTTCATATGTGCTTTGGATATTTGCAAAATATTTTCAGCAGAAATTTCCTCTGGCTTAAAAACTCCTTCATCTATCAGATGCGGGATGCAATCCACCGCACTATCAACCAATGACTCTGGGTTATCAACGAGACGAGTCAGCATATTAGCATAACAAGCCGAGAGTTGTCCGCTCGTCAAGTTAATCCCAGGCCCACTCACACCTTTCCGAGGATGAATTTGGATATCATCTTTCTCAAGCAGAGCCCGAAGATAGCCATTCAGTCTTTCTCGAATTACCTTTTGAGAAATTGGCTTCTTATCAGGTTCGTCCAGCAATTCTGCCAACCATTGTGCAAGCTGCGCTCGAAGTTCTTGATAGTCCAACACTCCACCCCCAATGAGCTTTAGCAACATGGCATATAAGCCAGAAGCTCGATGCCGAGCCTCCCGGACATACCCCGTCTGCAAGCTGATGCGAATTTCAGCATGACCCAGCAGATCACGACATGCCTTTGGAAAAGCATATCGAAAATAGTAAAGATTTCCTTTGAGGTAAAGGTAGGTCGGCGATGAACGTCGGATGGATCGCCCTTCCGGCAGGGAATCGGCGCGGGATGCTCGTGAAGCTGGCCGTGGGGGTGAGAGTGCTTCCCTTCGGCTCTGAAGTGATGCGCTGGCTTGTGACATGGCTGCGGCCCACGCCGCTATGCGGCATGTTTGACCCCGCGCTTTGACCCCTTTTGGTGAACAGGGGGAAAACACAGAGCTTTTTGAAGCCTAGCCACAACCTGTAGGACAAAAAAAGAAGGGGTTGCAGCCGGTTAGCTGCAACCCCCTCAAAATGGTGCCGAAGGGGGGACTCGAACCCCCACGAGCATAGCCCACCACCCCCTCAAGATGGCGTGTCTACCAGTTCCACCACTTCGGCAAATATGGACTTACTGCTTCGCTGCCCCACCGGCCGGAGCATTCGCTCCCGGCGCGGGAACCTCTTCGAAGGTGACGCCCTTCTTGGGTTCCGCATCCTTGCCTGCGCCATCCACAGCCGCCGGAATCTGTACCGGCGCGCCGCTCGCATCCATCATGACCGATTTGGCCTGACGGCGGTGCGAACTGGAATGGACGTTAAAGACAAGCGAAGTAATAATAAAGATCGCTCCAAAAAGCGCGGTCAACTTGACCAGCAACCCGCCGGCACCTGTGCTGCCGAAGACGGATTGGCTGCCGCCGCCGAAGATCACCCCCATGCCTTCCTTGCCAGACTGAAGCAGGACCAGGATGATGACCGCCACGCAGGCGAGTACATGTACAGTAATGATGAGAGTTGTCAACTGTTTTTTCCCGTTATTTTCACGGACATGGCCGCGAGTTCTTTAAGCTGTCACAATCGCCGCAAAGCTCTCAGCGTCAAGGCTTGCGCCACCTACCAGCACTCCGTCGACATTGTCAATCCCTAAAATCTGACCGGCATTGCCCGGCTTCACGCTGCCGCCATACAGAATGCGGATTTTCTCCCCCACCACCCCGAAGCGTCGGACCAGAAAACCTCGCACCGCCGCGTGCGCGCCAGCTACTTCTTCAGGCCCGGCCGTAAGACCCGTGCCAATGGCCCACACCGGCTCATAGGCGACAGCCAGGGCCTCGGGCGCAACATCGTCCGGCACCTCGGCCAGTCCGGCCGTCAGCTGGCGCTCCAGCACCGCTTCAAGCTCCCCGGCCTGGCGTTCCTCAACCTTTTCGCCGACACACAGAATCATGGACAAGCCCGAGGTCAGCCCGAAGGCGACCTTGCGCCCAACCATGGCGTCGTCTTCACCCAGAATATGACGCCGCTCGCTGTGCCCGGCCAGGGCATAGCGACAGCCGGCGTCAGTAAGCATTTCCGGCGCGATCTCGCCGGTAAAGGCCCCCTGCTTCGACGGATAGAAGT
This genomic window from Desulfovibrio sp. TomC contains:
- a CDS encoding DUF3150 domain-containing protein, translating into MDTPILSDIRVLDNLLAVNLNITLWSARKKLTLEDFGHVDLPPEDLATLGSKRIAPPESLRIFGTLKARAFNFLDRHGIRFLGGWAIPEDKATDIIQELCALRDEFAAQKEAFLAEYDALIQAWIAKHADWANLIANSTVGSDYVRARLGFSWQLYKVAPLMAHPDAETMVESGLYEEVEGLAGTLFTEIAKFADETWRKVYAGKTEVTHKALSPLRTMYHKLMGLTFVEPHVAPVTEILQMALSRLPKKGTIVGTDLLMLQGLVCLLRDPDALIEHSQQVIEGYGPATVLDSILRAPMAPTFAEHGPVEITGLLDVDEGDDPELAEITDPTARPCPGPRVQIPSMGLW
- a CDS encoding AAA family ATPase, with the protein product MHDSLSELSLLAPTELDAGQVFSGTPSGKPVQGFAAPCAYTPTPSPDYIFHESSRDIIVWFLERSDPLYVFGPTGSGKTSLIKELAARLNYPVFEVTGHGRLEFADLAGHLAVRQGNMEYAYGPLTLAMRHGGLFLLNEIDLVSPDVAAGCNGILDGQPLCLAENSGELITPHPLFRFVATANTNGSFDETGLYQGTLQQNLAFMDRFWLCEVGYPDSQAELTLLEGRAAILPGDVRTRMVNFANEVRRLFVGEAAGEITKTIEVTFSTRTLLRWADLTVRFQPLANQGIQPVTYALDRALGYRASRETRALLHELAQRIFPLTV
- a CDS encoding ERF family protein: MESYQSTEISELAKALINVQRTIQPAIKDATNPFVHNRYATLNSVMDSCREALLGNSIWMTQFPVPAEPGYLGLVTKLTHAESGQWQSSLAVVPLPKADPQGMGSAMTYARRYALSAMLGIVTDDDDGEDAKMSTKTASPSRSPQNAPLAHKGTPSDVRPGQVDKNASKPKHAVSTPLPNAELTLPRIDGITYQTVSAQDGRPCVVATGNTAAKKELLSGAGFKWNPQRKMWWMYADVS
- a CDS encoding site-specific integrase — protein: MSQASASLQSRREALSPPRPASRASRADSLPEGRSIRRSSPTYLYLKGNLYYFRYAFPKACRDLLGHAEIRISLQTGYVREARHRASGLYAMLLKLIGGGVLDYQELRAQLAQWLAELLDEPDKKPISQKVIRERLNGYLRALLEKDDIQIHPRKGVSGPGINLTSGQLSACYANMLTRLVDNPESLVDSAVDCIPHLIDEGVFKPEEISAENILQISKAHMKIQVTNHKVQAARANGDYLTEQAIFAAPYEPYPPVVDEAVVQKDQSDIVRKELLSEFIEKYIQTKLSDGAWKDHGVADHRGRLVNLVEILGDKVVSDVSRDDMRHFRDVLRKLPPNRTKLKEYKGKTINDILEMNPTRALSVKTVNVIVETASSMFDWGVRESLLSQNPAKGLSIKDDRQEIGLRDAFSPEDLQKIFASDNYVKGNFKHPSFFWAPLIGVYTGMRLEEVCQLECDDIYESETAGVWVIDINVKPSRDEKVHKLLKNKNSARIIPVHQDLIQIGLLEYRGNLKKRGDERLFSELQKTESSPKYGKQPGKSFGKLVRSLALGGNKTFHSLRHSFSDFFKVKGLHNDIFRQIFGHEIPGLAGRQYGSKFDALTCYSEIVSKIDYGIDISEVNSKPYLKGSV
- the secG gene encoding preprotein translocase subunit SecG, translated to MTTLIITVHVLACVAVIILVLLQSGKEGMGVIFGGGSQSVFGSTGAGGLLVKLTALFGAIFIITSLVFNVHSSSHRRQAKSVMMDASGAPVQIPAAVDGAGKDAEPKKGVTFEEVPAPGANAPAGGAAKQ
- the tpiA gene encoding triose-phosphate isomerase, coding for MKKLMAANWKMYKLQGEAATTAADLAARLAGKLPADREVLLIPPYTALCGVAGVIAQAAGFALGAQNFYPSKQGAFTGEIAPEMLTDAGCRYALAGHSERRHILGEDDAMVGRKVAFGLTSGLSMILCVGEKVEERQAGELEAVLERQLTAGLAEVPDDVAPEALAVAYEPVWAIGTGLTAGPEEVAGAHAAVRGFLVRRFGVVGEKIRILYGGSVKPGNAGQILGIDNVDGVLVGGASLDAESFAAIVTA